In the genome of Opitutia bacterium KCR 482, one region contains:
- a CDS encoding Hpt domain-containing protein, translating into MKNDSFMLELFLREVRAQCAVLRGLPSGGDAAAGARAANSLKGAARMLGFSKYADVCEKLENFLNGGGRVFDSAYMHAVETLAKCADIPPEKLEQAVSEEESELDAVLNSDFSAPDSPASPAPAASQPDALPPVDPSLKAIFMEEAANQLAVLSASLVELEDDFSNAKKLERLMRACHSLKGAARVVGLSDLVSFMHEMENCFSSAQNSKISINSDSLDVFLDCADFVGKLRENGFSRIDRSRYGELLSQLREIENGATPKRSVSTEPRVGVPEKSGGDAFVRVSAKSLSSLMELAAEILIENRRAEIFREAAASIKNSQEQIVGQLERAMNSLEGAKGSDAALARLEQLRKSLRALADESRAQTDALGEYSRRNVALSDRLYAEVLASRMRPLSDGLVAFPRLVRDLAKEAGKKIVLEIRGGDVPVDRDVLEKLEAPLTHLIRNACDHGIEPPEVREAAGKPRGGKITLGAWHSAGFLMIKITDDGAGLDTAKIRAKILEKRLAPPEILEKMPQDELFEFLFLPNFSTKDGITQLSGRGVGLDVVQSMLRDVGGGISVSTVAGGGSAFTMKLPITRSVIKALTVDIGGEPYAFALGRVYRTVKLSPREISAESGLNFFRMDGKSVRLFSGVETLGLGAASPKFSDEIYAVVVANKGSLFAFEVDSLPNEVELVVRPLNPRLGKIPCISAASLDENGLPVLIIDVDDLTAYAASSRSESGAAAEESGGESNLKKILVVDDSATVRETERKILAGAGYAVDTAVDGMDGWNSFRLSDYDLVVSDVDMPRMGGFELVGKIRKTDSSIPVVIVSYKDRAEDRARGAAAGANAYLTKNSFRDDSFLRTVKSLVDGADASV; encoded by the coding sequence ATGAAAAACGACTCGTTCATGCTCGAACTTTTCCTGCGCGAAGTCCGCGCGCAGTGCGCCGTTCTGCGCGGTCTGCCGTCCGGCGGCGACGCGGCGGCGGGTGCGCGGGCGGCGAACTCGCTCAAAGGCGCGGCGCGAATGCTCGGCTTTTCAAAATACGCCGACGTCTGCGAAAAGCTTGAAAATTTCCTAAACGGGGGCGGGCGCGTCTTCGACTCGGCGTACATGCACGCGGTTGAAACATTGGCGAAATGCGCCGACATCCCGCCCGAAAAACTCGAACAGGCGGTTTCGGAGGAGGAATCCGAATTGGACGCCGTTTTGAATTCCGACTTTTCCGCGCCCGACAGCCCCGCGTCGCCCGCGCCCGCGGCGTCGCAGCCCGACGCCCTCCCGCCCGTAGACCCGTCCTTGAAGGCGATTTTCATGGAGGAGGCGGCAAACCAGCTCGCCGTGCTTTCGGCGTCGCTCGTGGAGCTTGAAGACGACTTTTCGAACGCGAAAAAATTGGAGCGGCTCATGCGGGCGTGCCACAGCCTCAAAGGCGCGGCGCGCGTCGTGGGGCTATCCGATTTGGTTTCGTTCATGCACGAAATGGAGAACTGCTTTTCGTCGGCGCAAAACTCCAAAATCTCCATAAATTCCGACTCGCTCGACGTGTTTCTCGACTGCGCCGACTTCGTCGGGAAACTCCGCGAAAACGGGTTCTCTCGCATAGACCGCAGCCGCTACGGCGAGCTACTTTCGCAGCTGCGCGAAATCGAAAACGGGGCGACTCCCAAACGCTCGGTTTCGACCGAGCCGCGCGTCGGCGTCCCCGAAAAAAGCGGCGGCGACGCGTTCGTCAGGGTGTCCGCAAAGAGCCTGAGTTCGCTCATGGAGCTTGCCGCCGAGATTCTAATAGAAAACCGACGCGCCGAAATTTTCAGGGAGGCGGCGGCTTCGATTAAAAATTCGCAGGAGCAGATTGTCGGGCAGCTCGAACGCGCGATGAATTCGCTCGAAGGCGCAAAAGGCTCCGACGCCGCGCTTGCGCGGCTCGAACAGCTGAGGAAGTCCCTGCGCGCGCTCGCGGACGAATCCCGCGCGCAGACCGACGCGCTGGGCGAATATTCGCGCCGCAACGTCGCCCTTTCCGACAGGCTCTACGCGGAGGTTTTGGCAAGCCGAATGCGCCCGCTCTCAGACGGGCTTGTGGCGTTCCCGCGGCTCGTGCGCGACTTGGCGAAAGAGGCGGGAAAGAAAATCGTCCTCGAAATACGCGGCGGCGACGTTCCCGTAGACCGCGACGTTCTCGAAAAACTCGAAGCGCCCCTCACGCACCTCATAAGAAACGCGTGCGACCACGGCATAGAGCCTCCCGAAGTCCGCGAGGCGGCGGGCAAGCCGCGCGGCGGCAAAATAACGCTCGGCGCGTGGCATTCGGCGGGGTTCTTGATGATTAAAATAACCGACGACGGCGCTGGGCTTGACACCGCGAAAATCCGCGCAAAGATTTTGGAAAAACGCCTCGCGCCGCCCGAAATCCTCGAAAAAATGCCGCAGGACGAGCTTTTCGAATTCCTCTTCCTGCCGAATTTCAGCACAAAAGACGGCATAACCCAGCTGAGCGGGCGCGGCGTGGGCTTGGACGTAGTGCAGTCTATGCTCCGCGACGTGGGCGGCGGAATCTCGGTCTCGACGGTCGCGGGCGGCGGCTCGGCGTTCACAATGAAACTGCCCATTACGCGCTCGGTAATCAAGGCGCTGACGGTGGACATCGGCGGCGAGCCTTACGCGTTCGCGCTCGGCAGGGTGTACAGAACGGTGAAACTTTCGCCGCGCGAAATCTCGGCGGAGTCGGGGCTTAATTTCTTCCGCATGGACGGGAAGTCCGTGCGCCTGTTTTCGGGCGTCGAAACGCTCGGATTGGGGGCGGCAAGCCCGAAATTTTCGGACGAAATCTACGCGGTTGTTGTCGCCAACAAGGGTAGCCTTTTCGCGTTTGAAGTCGATTCGCTTCCGAACGAGGTCGAGCTTGTGGTGCGGCCGCTCAACCCGAGGCTCGGAAAAATTCCGTGCATTTCCGCGGCGTCGCTCGACGAAAACGGGCTGCCCGTGCTCATAATCGACGTTGACGACCTCACCGCATACGCGGCGTCGTCGAGGTCGGAGTCTGGCGCGGCGGCGGAGGAGTCTGGCGGGGAGTCGAACCTCAAAAAAATCCTCGTCGTCGACGACTCCGCAACCGTGCGAGAGACTGAGCGCAAGATTCTCGCGGGCGCGGGCTACGCCGTCGACACCGCCGTAGACGGAATGGACGGCTGGAATTCTTTCAGGCTCTCCGACTACGATTTGGTCGTAAGCGACGTCGATATGCCGCGCATGGGCGGCTTCGAGCTTGTCGGGAAAATCAGGAAGACCGACTCTTCGATACCCGTCGTGATAGTCTCGTACAAAGACAGGGCGGAAGACAGGGCGCGGGGCGCGGCGGCGGGCGCAAACGCCTACCTCACAAAAAACAGCTTCCGCGACGACTCATTCCTGCGCACGGTGAAATCGCTCGTAGACGGCGCGGACGCGTCGGTTTAG
- a CDS encoding twin-arginine translocase TatA/TatE family subunit, with protein MPGGSEWVVIFLAILLLFGAKRLPELAKGLGKSIREFKKATSEVEDNIREAMKEEEVKKVDVKKSQPVESETSVKDGDKTE; from the coding sequence ATGCCCGGCGGCTCCGAATGGGTAGTCATCTTCCTCGCAATCCTTCTTTTGTTCGGGGCGAAACGCCTCCCCGAACTCGCAAAGGGTTTGGGGAAGTCGATTCGCGAATTCAAGAAGGCCACAAGCGAAGTCGAAGACAATATCCGCGAAGCCATGAAGGAAGAGGAGGTCAAGAAGGTTGACGTCAAGAAGTCGCAGCCTGTCGAGTCCGAAACTTCCGTTAAAGACGGCGACAAAACCGAATAG
- a CDS encoding SGNH/GDSL hydrolase family protein: protein MKTLKIIYISAICFSAAASVFAAKDISPRAFPSGGTVCYVGDSITHGGGYMRNITLFYATRYPEDFLDFYNLGISGDTVKHVNKRMKSDILALKPAAATLMIGMNNCNVYAKPDMNAARAKAVENNRLAYRKNLSEILDKFAAAKCGVILFTPSPYDETAKLETPPTVGKNGELREFSKCISEEAKRRGLKLVDMHGYMMKINAELQRDFPEKSVSGKDRVHPQAFGNFVMAANFVRTLGESDTVSRVAVDLSKKSVSENFNCEVSDLECGADSVKFTLSEHSLPFAVDKDSEFADKYVKFLDAYNRQIVKVAGLPAGGYELLIDGKRVGEYSAAALDSGVDLGNNKNTPQRAQSLRVSAAADEFRKTFGTLREINATEMWQHLDDIASPEEQIAKVESLLKGNFKYKHPYIRKCAENYKNMKPKQAEMLAKTREQLAKIYKEAQPKPHKYEIRRTAAK, encoded by the coding sequence ATGAAAACATTGAAAATAATATACATCTCGGCTATCTGTTTCTCCGCGGCGGCTTCGGTTTTCGCCGCAAAGGACATATCTCCCAGGGCGTTCCCGTCGGGCGGGACTGTCTGCTATGTGGGCGACAGCATTACGCACGGCGGCGGCTACATGCGCAACATTACGCTTTTCTACGCCACGCGCTATCCGGAGGATTTTTTGGATTTCTACAATCTGGGAATCAGCGGCGACACCGTCAAGCACGTCAACAAGCGAATGAAGTCGGACATTCTTGCGCTTAAACCCGCCGCCGCAACGCTCATGATTGGCATGAACAACTGCAACGTCTACGCAAAGCCCGACATGAACGCCGCCCGCGCAAAGGCGGTTGAAAACAACAGGCTTGCGTACCGCAAAAACCTTTCCGAAATTCTCGACAAATTCGCGGCGGCGAAATGCGGGGTAATCCTCTTCACGCCGTCGCCCTACGACGAGACCGCCAAGCTTGAAACGCCCCCGACCGTCGGCAAAAACGGCGAGCTTCGCGAGTTCTCTAAGTGCATTTCGGAGGAGGCAAAAAGGCGCGGGCTCAAACTCGTCGATATGCATGGCTACATGATGAAAATCAACGCCGAGCTTCAGCGCGACTTCCCCGAAAAATCGGTATCGGGCAAAGACAGGGTTCACCCGCAGGCGTTCGGGAATTTCGTGATGGCTGCGAATTTCGTGCGCACGCTCGGCGAGTCCGACACAGTTTCGCGCGTTGCAGTCGATTTGTCGAAAAAGTCGGTTTCGGAAAACTTCAACTGCGAAGTCTCCGATTTGGAGTGCGGCGCGGACTCCGTCAAATTCACGCTTTCCGAGCACTCCCTGCCGTTTGCGGTCGACAAGGATTCCGAGTTTGCCGACAAGTATGTAAAATTTCTCGACGCCTACAACAGGCAGATTGTGAAAGTCGCGGGGCTTCCCGCGGGCGGCTACGAGCTTCTAATCGACGGCAAAAGGGTAGGCGAGTACTCCGCCGCCGCGCTCGATTCGGGCGTCGATTTGGGCAACAACAAAAACACCCCGCAGCGCGCGCAGAGCCTGCGCGTTTCCGCCGCCGCAGACGAGTTCCGCAAAACTTTCGGCACTCTCCGCGAAATCAACGCAACCGAAATGTGGCAGCACTTGGACGACATCGCAAGCCCCGAAGAGCAAATCGCGAAAGTGGAGTCGCTCTTGAAGGGCAATTTCAAGTACAAACACCCCTACATCAGAAAGTGCGCCGAAAACTACAAGAATATGAAGCCCAAACAGGCGGAAATGCTCGCCAAGACCCGCGAACAGCTCGCAAAAATCTACAAGGAGGCGCAGCCGAAGCCGCACAAGTACGAAATTAGGCGGACGGCGGCAAAATAA
- a CDS encoding diacylglycerol kinase gives MKNEKTGIQRLISAAKNSLDGLRATLRSEAAFRQDCLLAAVLLCVALAADVSKAERCALVIPLFVLLIAEILNSAVEKCVDLVSPNFHPLAKFAKDAGSAAVFIALANIAVCWIVVFVF, from the coding sequence ATGAAAAACGAAAAAACGGGAATACAAAGGCTGATATCGGCCGCGAAAAATTCGCTCGACGGGCTGCGCGCCACGCTGCGCTCCGAAGCGGCGTTCAGGCAGGACTGCCTGCTTGCGGCGGTTCTGCTTTGCGTCGCGCTCGCCGCCGACGTTTCGAAAGCCGAACGCTGCGCCCTCGTGATTCCGCTTTTCGTTTTGCTGATTGCCGAAATTCTCAATTCCGCAGTCGAAAAATGCGTCGATTTGGTCTCGCCGAACTTCCACCCGCTCGCGAAATTCGCAAAGGACGCGGGGAGCGCGGCGGTGTTCATTGCGCTCGCAAATATCGCCGTCTGCTGGATTGTCGTATTCGTTTTCTGA
- a CDS encoding methyl-accepting chemotaxis protein, with protein sequence MKIRTKILLYIVLPIFAADTAITVYNSLSNYDTLKTLSESKFVSDTELIASKISAENTRGVAVAKTAAEGASVLFGRRAESVALVRDILAEFPMYIGASVGYEVNADLADFKTEQGLKNLRDGRDVSVDGGVDAYGFAENKTSVSMDEWIAKSEGGRFVAYWSRAKGELTLEPLANPDTAMYSAGLRKKMESGDKEAFIVTEPYLYSNNVMMVEYSAPVYFEGKFSGQVAFDRDLASLSSTLSSMKTLKGEDIFLISAQGRIISATKNENLRTLSVDDLLTDESGNFTLALLRDENGQLVRDDANSAMLDSAKYKTVYRDMLKSAFETSKNSLLVENLGKGVSRYRDPQTRRTFCVSQSLIRPGNWVVVHVVPEEDLFAPLYASLLRELCGAAVFFAVMAASLLLAGGIVARIGEATRAAEEIAKGNFLVEFSHPENVADETGSLLRAVGRMASKLRAFASRVRLAGVSMEDSVAETEKTAGDYDDRMRDFGAGASAVFAEARQLGESAERICETADALSESAADGARRAAEGRRKIPEIESTLGGFARNTSAVSRRLAIISERMSNVNTVITAISKVAEETNLLSLNASIEAEKAGAAGVGFAVVAREVGRLAEQTAAAADDIENIVKDTRTAVASGVSEMEKFSDEVRAGGAEISRIISEMDDLAARIQTVAPHAARLAENVRSQRAELSKMSDTMSGLDDILKRSAVLRRGIVAGGSKLREASERLSSALRGFGERGDA encoded by the coding sequence ATGAAAATACGGACAAAAATTTTACTCTACATAGTTCTGCCCATTTTTGCGGCGGACACGGCAATAACCGTCTACAATTCGCTGTCGAACTACGACACGCTCAAAACGCTGTCGGAGTCGAAGTTCGTGTCGGATACGGAGCTTATCGCGTCGAAAATCTCCGCCGAGAACACCCGCGGGGTCGCCGTGGCGAAGACCGCCGCCGAAGGGGCGTCGGTGCTGTTCGGACGCCGCGCCGAAAGCGTTGCGCTCGTCCGAGACATTCTGGCGGAATTCCCCATGTACATCGGCGCGAGCGTCGGCTACGAGGTCAACGCCGACCTCGCCGACTTCAAAACCGAGCAGGGGCTGAAAAACCTGCGCGACGGCAGGGACGTAAGCGTTGACGGCGGCGTGGACGCCTACGGATTCGCCGAAAACAAAACCTCCGTTTCGATGGACGAGTGGATTGCGAAGTCGGAGGGCGGCAGGTTTGTGGCGTACTGGTCGCGGGCGAAGGGCGAGCTTACCCTCGAACCGCTCGCGAACCCCGACACCGCCATGTATTCGGCGGGGTTGCGCAAAAAAATGGAGTCGGGCGACAAGGAGGCGTTCATCGTAACGGAGCCCTACCTGTATTCGAACAACGTCATGATGGTTGAGTACTCCGCGCCCGTGTATTTCGAGGGCAAATTCTCTGGGCAGGTAGCTTTCGACCGCGACCTCGCGTCGCTTTCCTCGACCCTTTCGTCCATGAAAACCCTCAAAGGAGAGGACATATTTCTTATCAGCGCGCAGGGCAGAATAATATCGGCAACCAAAAACGAAAACCTGAGGACGCTTTCCGTTGACGACCTCCTTACGGACGAGTCGGGCAACTTCACGCTCGCCCTCCTGCGCGACGAAAACGGGCAGCTTGTCCGCGACGACGCAAACTCCGCAATGCTCGATTCCGCCAAATATAAGACGGTCTACCGCGACATGCTCAAATCGGCGTTCGAGACCTCCAAAAATTCGCTGCTGGTCGAAAACCTCGGCAAGGGGGTATCGCGCTACCGCGACCCGCAGACGCGCCGCACATTCTGCGTTTCGCAAAGCCTTATCCGTCCGGGGAACTGGGTTGTTGTCCACGTCGTGCCCGAGGAGGATTTGTTCGCGCCGCTCTACGCGTCGCTTTTGCGCGAGCTTTGCGGGGCGGCGGTCTTCTTTGCCGTGATGGCGGCAAGCCTCCTGCTTGCGGGCGGAATCGTAGCGCGAATCGGCGAGGCCACACGCGCGGCGGAGGAAATCGCAAAGGGCAATTTCCTCGTGGAATTTTCGCACCCCGAAAACGTCGCCGACGAGACGGGCAGCCTGCTCAGGGCGGTCGGCAGAATGGCGTCGAAACTGCGGGCGTTCGCAAGCCGCGTGAGACTTGCGGGGGTCAGCATGGAGGACTCCGTCGCCGAGACCGAGAAAACCGCCGGCGACTACGACGACCGCATGCGAGACTTCGGCGCGGGAGCTTCCGCCGTGTTCGCCGAAGCCCGCCAGCTTGGGGAGTCCGCCGAGAGAATTTGCGAGACCGCCGACGCCCTTTCCGAATCCGCCGCCGACGGCGCGCGCCGCGCGGCGGAGGGCAGGCGGAAAATTCCCGAAATAGAATCCACCCTCGGCGGGTTTGCGCGGAACACGTCGGCGGTGTCGCGCAGGCTCGCGATAATCAGCGAGCGCATGTCGAACGTCAACACGGTCATAACCGCGATTTCGAAAGTCGCCGAGGAAACGAACCTGCTTTCGCTCAACGCCTCCATCGAGGCCGAAAAGGCGGGGGCGGCGGGCGTCGGCTTTGCTGTTGTTGCGAGGGAGGTCGGCAGGCTTGCCGAGCAGACCGCAGCGGCTGCCGACGACATCGAAAACATCGTCAAGGACACGCGCACGGCGGTTGCCTCCGGTGTGTCGGAAATGGAGAAATTCTCCGACGAGGTACGCGCGGGCGGCGCGGAAATTTCGCGCATAATCTCCGAAATGGACGACCTCGCCGCGAGGATTCAGACCGTCGCTCCCCACGCGGCGCGGCTTGCCGAAAACGTGCGTTCGCAACGCGCCGAACTTTCCAAAATGTCCGACACAATGTCGGGTCTGGACGACATCTTGAAACGCTCCGCCGTGCTTCGGCGCGGGATTGTCGCGGGCGGCTCGAAACTGCGCGAGGCCTCCGAAAGGCTTTCGTCGGCGTTGCGCGGCTTCGGCGAAAGGGGGGACGCGTAG
- a CDS encoding cupin domain-containing protein — MEKAKKFEFAKCAAYESGGIVSKTVIENGGGNVSLFAFAKGQGLSEHSAPFDALVQIIEGEAEIKIGGVAQKLSAGESVIMPANVPHALSATQNFKMLLTMIRK, encoded by the coding sequence ATGGAAAAGGCAAAAAAATTCGAATTCGCAAAATGCGCCGCCTACGAAAGCGGCGGAATCGTCAGCAAAACCGTAATCGAAAACGGCGGCGGAAACGTGTCGCTCTTCGCGTTCGCAAAGGGTCAGGGGCTTAGCGAGCACAGCGCGCCGTTCGACGCGCTCGTGCAGATAATTGAAGGCGAAGCTGAAATAAAAATCGGCGGCGTAGCGCAAAAGCTCTCTGCGGGGGAATCGGTCATAATGCCCGCAAACGTTCCGCACGCGCTTTCGGCAACGCAGAATTTCAAAATGCTGCTTACGATGATTCGCAAGTAG
- a CDS encoding sulfatase-like hydrolase/transferase — MKNLAKDAVLFATLLAVYFAGRLALLAGFNANGATPSPDWFGMSLRFDTMTAAYIILPTFALTLLGLAAGKRDFAAKTKVRYAALATVVSALIAVINVCFFREYKSQFNYWVFGILFDDRHAILASIWKAYPVLTIFFGTIGVSLGALFGFGKIFTLIDKSKIEAGWKTNIAATAFALCIIVPAMRGWRADGLRMRDVAVERSDFLNALIPSSAYCLQNEISRFAKSALAVGLSEFNATEADIPAFLREIFGAENFDAALCRRAKGSPLKSLPKRIFLFVGESHSAWPTYGKFSEYGIMPETRALYGESLFCRRALSSGGGTMASMSSLISGIPYTGLDVRGIRPSRNDCAPAAILKRLGYTSTFFYAGQTSWMQIGDFAKFNGFDNAVGGDSMGGHYSEAEWGVRDAELVDFLLKTDFPPYSFNMVLSVSNHPPYDIDLKAEGCPRELKNDDEVRMYHMWYADREIGRFVRAITEKYPDSLVIITGDHPSRNFPPDASYAEKSAVPVIFTGKAVADAGLANRECSSAQHLDIIPTLVELLAPEGFEYRAWTSPLGGRTTPAVNPQCAATDADIFALDSPECPRKLADYARKYLALAYYFAESEPRKKSEKR; from the coding sequence GTGAAGAACCTCGCCAAAGACGCCGTTTTGTTCGCGACCCTGCTTGCCGTCTATTTTGCGGGCAGGCTCGCGCTGCTTGCGGGCTTCAACGCAAACGGCGCGACGCCCTCGCCCGACTGGTTCGGAATGTCCCTGCGCTTCGACACGATGACCGCAGCCTACATTATACTGCCTACATTCGCGCTGACTCTCCTGGGGCTTGCGGCGGGCAAACGCGATTTTGCGGCGAAAACAAAAGTGCGCTACGCCGCGCTCGCGACGGTCGTGTCCGCGCTGATTGCCGTAATCAACGTCTGCTTTTTCCGCGAGTACAAAAGCCAGTTCAACTACTGGGTCTTCGGAATTCTTTTCGACGACCGCCACGCGATTCTCGCCTCCATTTGGAAGGCGTATCCGGTGCTTACAATTTTCTTCGGGACAATCGGCGTTTCGCTCGGCGCGCTTTTCGGGTTCGGAAAAATTTTCACTCTCATAGACAAGTCGAAAATAGAGGCGGGCTGGAAGACGAACATCGCCGCGACGGCTTTCGCGCTTTGCATAATAGTGCCCGCAATGCGCGGCTGGCGGGCGGACGGGCTGCGCATGCGCGACGTCGCGGTGGAACGCTCCGACTTCCTCAACGCGCTGATTCCCTCCTCCGCCTACTGCCTGCAAAACGAGATTTCTCGCTTCGCAAAATCGGCGCTTGCAGTCGGGCTTTCGGAGTTCAACGCCACAGAGGCGGACATTCCCGCGTTCCTGCGCGAAATTTTCGGCGCGGAAAACTTCGACGCCGCGCTTTGCCGCAGGGCGAAAGGCTCGCCGCTGAAATCGCTCCCCAAGCGGATTTTCCTTTTCGTTGGCGAAAGCCACTCGGCGTGGCCGACCTACGGCAAATTTTCAGAATACGGAATCATGCCCGAAACCCGCGCCCTCTACGGGGAGTCGCTTTTCTGCCGCCGCGCGCTGTCGTCGGGCGGGGGCACAATGGCTTCGATGTCTTCGCTGATTAGCGGCATTCCGTACACGGGGCTTGACGTGCGCGGCATACGGCCGTCGCGCAACGACTGCGCCCCCGCCGCCATTCTCAAACGCCTCGGCTACACCTCGACTTTCTTCTACGCGGGGCAGACCTCGTGGATGCAGATTGGCGACTTCGCAAAATTCAACGGCTTCGACAACGCCGTCGGCGGCGACTCCATGGGCGGACACTACTCCGAAGCGGAATGGGGCGTGCGCGACGCCGAACTTGTAGATTTTCTGCTGAAAACCGACTTTCCGCCCTACTCTTTCAACATGGTTCTGAGCGTCTCGAACCACCCGCCCTACGACATCGACTTGAAAGCCGAGGGCTGTCCCCGCGAGCTGAAAAACGACGACGAAGTGCGCATGTACCACATGTGGTACGCCGACAGGGAAATCGGCAGGTTTGTCCGCGCCATAACCGAGAAATACCCCGACTCGCTCGTAATCATCACGGGCGACCACCCCTCGCGCAATTTTCCCCCCGACGCAAGCTACGCCGAAAAATCGGCAGTGCCCGTGATTTTTACGGGCAAAGCCGTCGCCGACGCTGGGCTTGCAAACCGCGAATGCAGCTCCGCCCAACACCTCGACATTATACCGACGCTCGTGGAACTGCTCGCGCCCGAAGGCTTCGAATACAGGGCGTGGACTTCCCCGCTCGGCGGCCGCACAACGCCCGCAGTCAACCCGCAGTGCGCCGCGACCGACGCCGACATCTTCGCGCTCGACTCGCCCGAATGCCCGCGCAAACTCGCCGACTACGCGCGCAAATACCTCGCGCTCGCATACTATTTTGCGGAGTCCGAGCCGCGCAAAAAATCCGAAAAGCGTTAA
- a CDS encoding phosphoribosylaminoimidazolesuccinocarboxamide synthase, whose amino-acid sequence MKFKLPTEPLMTVDNLPFEKIAKGKVRENFDLGDELLIVATDRISAFDSIMPNGVPGKGVLLTQISLWWFEQAAKFMPTHLVENHAERVAELLKGRPELVDRSMIVKKLRPMPIEAIARGYLAGSGWKEYSQTGKLFEFELPAGLKESQKLPEPLFTPTTKAAEGHDMPITNAECEKLLGSEIFKQIRDASLALYNMGEKKAAQCGIILADTKFEFGTDANGKVYLIDEVLTPDSSRYWPADKYEIGRSQASYDKQYVRDYLESIGWNKQPPAPALPEEVVQNTIKCYSTALTKLMGE is encoded by the coding sequence ATGAAATTCAAACTTCCCACCGAACCGCTCATGACGGTTGACAACCTGCCCTTCGAGAAAATCGCGAAAGGCAAAGTAAGAGAAAATTTCGACCTCGGAGATGAACTGCTCATCGTCGCCACCGACCGCATTTCGGCGTTCGACTCAATCATGCCCAACGGCGTCCCGGGCAAAGGCGTGCTGCTCACGCAAATCAGCCTCTGGTGGTTCGAACAGGCGGCTAAATTCATGCCCACGCACCTCGTCGAAAACCACGCCGAACGCGTCGCGGAACTGCTCAAAGGCCGCCCCGAACTCGTCGACCGCTCGATGATTGTAAAGAAGCTCAGGCCCATGCCGATTGAGGCAATCGCCCGCGGCTACCTTGCGGGCAGCGGCTGGAAGGAATACTCGCAGACGGGCAAGCTGTTCGAGTTCGAGCTTCCCGCGGGGCTAAAAGAAAGCCAGAAGCTCCCCGAACCGCTCTTCACCCCCACGACCAAGGCGGCGGAGGGGCACGACATGCCCATCACCAACGCCGAATGCGAAAAACTGCTCGGCTCGGAAATCTTCAAACAGATTAGGGACGCAAGCCTCGCGCTCTACAACATGGGCGAAAAGAAGGCGGCACAGTGCGGAATAATCCTCGCCGACACGAAGTTCGAATTCGGCACGGACGCGAACGGCAAAGTCTACCTCATAGACGAAGTGCTCACGCCCGACTCGTCCCGCTATTGGCCCGCCGACAAGTACGAAATCGGCCGCTCGCAGGCTTCGTACGACAAGCAGTACGTGCGCGACTATCTCGAATCAATCGGCTGGAACAAGCAGCCGCCCGCGCCCGCCCTGCCCGAAGAAGTCGTGCAAAACACAATCAAGTGCTACTCGACAGCCCTCACAAAACTGATGGGCGAATAG
- a CDS encoding chemotaxis protein CheW — MSGVRCWNDIGIWGNSTCEKLGECVHCVNCGVYSDAAKELFERKIPSDYFDEWTESMERARGVSAGGGGGMFLFGLCGRLFALPSEAVSELASMRMIHKIPYRRGAGAAGLANIDGELVPTVDLAGLFGLDSAGGQFKCLVVCLLGGEKTAFPADFAKGSVSPDADSFVRAFPDDAWYSAGTFKFGGEPATLVDCDMLAGAVAKKSL, encoded by the coding sequence ATGAGCGGAGTCCGCTGCTGGAACGACATCGGCATTTGGGGAAATTCGACGTGCGAAAAACTCGGCGAATGCGTGCACTGCGTGAATTGCGGCGTCTATTCCGACGCGGCGAAAGAGCTTTTCGAGCGCAAAATTCCGTCGGACTATTTCGACGAATGGACCGAGAGCATGGAACGCGCGCGCGGCGTGTCGGCGGGCGGCGGCGGGGGAATGTTCCTCTTCGGGCTTTGCGGACGGCTCTTCGCGCTTCCGTCGGAGGCGGTCTCGGAGCTTGCGTCAATGCGCATGATACACAAAATTCCGTACAGGCGCGGCGCGGGCGCGGCGGGGCTTGCGAACATCGACGGAGAGCTTGTGCCGACGGTCGATTTGGCGGGGCTTTTCGGGCTGGACTCCGCGGGCGGACAGTTCAAGTGCCTTGTAGTGTGCCTGCTCGGCGGCGAAAAAACGGCGTTTCCCGCCGACTTCGCAAAAGGCTCTGTTTCGCCGGACGCCGACTCTTTCGTCCGCGCGTTTCCCGACGACGCGTGGTATTCGGCGGGCACTTTCAAATTCGGCGGCGAGCCCGCAACACTTGTCGATTGCGACATGCTCGCGGGGGCGGTCGCCAAGAAAAGCCTATGA